One window from the genome of Salvia miltiorrhiza cultivar Shanhuang (shh) chromosome 7, IMPLAD_Smil_shh, whole genome shotgun sequence encodes:
- the LOC130992604 gene encoding uncharacterized protein LOC130992604 isoform X2, producing MSFDDYDSDNDDRLLKFVNRALLCWNGNRVLKFKFVSRQQLIDSTYSDINLWVSFAMRNRVEQLYLNVYCESSSGMDGGKKNVYWVPQFLYSFPSLKELTLIDCNLEIFGDVQWNQLNSLRIEGFKVTARVINQILNGTPRLRVFILRFADAGESLSIQSSSLKELSIDKYFLTHHDLWTFSELRIWTPNLETLEIKGIPYSKCMLINVSSLTRATIGLTGLEHCDQDDDPLRGIKFEHGLFSGDDFQGNTLIQIITTIQHVENVKLLKCCIKVLEVLKRKFMHSSYPNVKSLELSCCFKDYEQIVNHLESFPQLERLVLDGVTRIYSKDDQQSLKFEANFPNSFLMQLRTVEVIWNYGYIMFPLIEILLKYARKLERMVFRVEESEFLPSSNSLLLLASQKLLRMSRSSPSCKIDFYDCRNVHNS from the exons ATGTCGTTTGATGATTATGATAGTGATAATGATGACAGACTTCTCAAGTTCGTTAATCGGGCTTTATTATGCTGGAATGGGAACAGGGTTTTGAAATTCAAGTTCGTTTCGCGTCAGCAGCTCATTGATTCTACATATAGTGATATTAATTTGTGGGTCAGTTTCGCTATGAGAAATAGAGTCGAACAATTATATTTAAATGTGTACTGCGAGAGTTCATCAGGAATGGATGGTGGTAAGAAAAATGTGTACTGGGTGCCACAGTTTCTCTACTCATTCCCGTCTCTTAAGGAGTTAACACTCATAGATTGTAACTTGGAGATTTTTGGGGATGTACAGTGGAATCAACTCAATAGTTTGAGGATTGAAGGTTTCAAAGTCACTGCACGTGTGATTAACCAAATCTTGAATGGTACCCCTCGCTTGAGAGTCTTTATCTTGAGATTTGCAGATGCAGGTGAAAGCTTGAGTATCCAATCTAGTAGTTTGAAAGAGCTGTCGATTGACAAGTACTTTTTGACACATCATGATTTATGGACGTTTTCGGAGCTGAGAATTTGGACCCCAAATCTTGAAACATTGGAAATCAAAGGAATTCCATATAGCAAGTGTATGCTGATTAATGTCTCGTCTTTAACCCGTGCAACTATTGGGTTAACCGGTCTAGAACATTGTGATCAGGATGATGATCCCTTACGTGGAATCAAGTTTGAGCACGGCTTATTTTCTGGGGATGATTTTCAAGGAAACACATTGATTCAAATTATTACAACCATTCAACATGTTGAAAATGTCAAATTATTGAAATGTTGCATCAAG GTGCTCGAAGTATTGAAAAGGAAATTTATGCATTCATCTTATCCTAATGTCAAATCCCTAGAGCTTAGTTGTTGTTTCAAGGACTATGAACAAATAGTAAATCATCTTGAGAGTTTCCCTCAATTGGAGAGGTTAGTCCTTGACGGCGTTACGAGGATTTACTCCAAAGATGACCAACAGTCACTCAAGTTTGAAGCAAATTTTCCTAATTCCTTTCTTATGCAGTTGAGGACAGTTGAGGTTATTTGGAATTATGGTTACATTATGTTTCCATTAATAGagattttgttgaaatatgcGAGAAAGCTAGAAAGGATGGTGTTCCGAGTAGAAGAATCAGAATTTCTACCGTCGTCAAATTCTTTGTTGTTGTTGGCATCACAAAAACTGTTGAGAATGTCAAGATCATCACCCAGCTGCAAAATTGATTTCTATGATTGTAGGAATGTACATAACTCCTAG
- the LOC130992604 gene encoding putative F-box protein At1g49610 isoform X1: MKQSKRSDRLSELPESAIFHILWFLPMTDVVRTIILSKRWRNLWTTTPFLNFDTEAMSFDDYDSDNDDRLLKFVNRALLCWNGNRVLKFKFVSRQQLIDSTYSDINLWVSFAMRNRVEQLYLNVYCESSSGMDGGKKNVYWVPQFLYSFPSLKELTLIDCNLEIFGDVQWNQLNSLRIEGFKVTARVINQILNGTPRLRVFILRFADAGESLSIQSSSLKELSIDKYFLTHHDLWTFSELRIWTPNLETLEIKGIPYSKCMLINVSSLTRATIGLTGLEHCDQDDDPLRGIKFEHGLFSGDDFQGNTLIQIITTIQHVENVKLLKCCIKVLEVLKRKFMHSSYPNVKSLELSCCFKDYEQIVNHLESFPQLERLVLDGVTRIYSKDDQQSLKFEANFPNSFLMQLRTVEVIWNYGYIMFPLIEILLKYARKLERMVFRVEESEFLPSSNSLLLLASQKLLRMSRSSPSCKIDFYDCRNVHNS; this comes from the exons ATGAAACAATCAAAGAGAAGTGACCGACTCAGCGAGTTGCCCGAGTCAGCAATATTTCACATATTGTGGTTTTTGCCGATGACAGATGTGGTTAGGACAATAATTCTATCCAAGCGCTGGAGAAACCTTTGGACCACCACCCCGTTCCTTAATTTCGACACTGAAGCTATGTCGTTTGATGATTATGATAGTGATAATGATGACAGACTTCTCAAGTTCGTTAATCGGGCTTTATTATGCTGGAATGGGAACAGGGTTTTGAAATTCAAGTTCGTTTCGCGTCAGCAGCTCATTGATTCTACATATAGTGATATTAATTTGTGGGTCAGTTTCGCTATGAGAAATAGAGTCGAACAATTATATTTAAATGTGTACTGCGAGAGTTCATCAGGAATGGATGGTGGTAAGAAAAATGTGTACTGGGTGCCACAGTTTCTCTACTCATTCCCGTCTCTTAAGGAGTTAACACTCATAGATTGTAACTTGGAGATTTTTGGGGATGTACAGTGGAATCAACTCAATAGTTTGAGGATTGAAGGTTTCAAAGTCACTGCACGTGTGATTAACCAAATCTTGAATGGTACCCCTCGCTTGAGAGTCTTTATCTTGAGATTTGCAGATGCAGGTGAAAGCTTGAGTATCCAATCTAGTAGTTTGAAAGAGCTGTCGATTGACAAGTACTTTTTGACACATCATGATTTATGGACGTTTTCGGAGCTGAGAATTTGGACCCCAAATCTTGAAACATTGGAAATCAAAGGAATTCCATATAGCAAGTGTATGCTGATTAATGTCTCGTCTTTAACCCGTGCAACTATTGGGTTAACCGGTCTAGAACATTGTGATCAGGATGATGATCCCTTACGTGGAATCAAGTTTGAGCACGGCTTATTTTCTGGGGATGATTTTCAAGGAAACACATTGATTCAAATTATTACAACCATTCAACATGTTGAAAATGTCAAATTATTGAAATGTTGCATCAAG GTGCTCGAAGTATTGAAAAGGAAATTTATGCATTCATCTTATCCTAATGTCAAATCCCTAGAGCTTAGTTGTTGTTTCAAGGACTATGAACAAATAGTAAATCATCTTGAGAGTTTCCCTCAATTGGAGAGGTTAGTCCTTGACGGCGTTACGAGGATTTACTCCAAAGATGACCAACAGTCACTCAAGTTTGAAGCAAATTTTCCTAATTCCTTTCTTATGCAGTTGAGGACAGTTGAGGTTATTTGGAATTATGGTTACATTATGTTTCCATTAATAGagattttgttgaaatatgcGAGAAAGCTAGAAAGGATGGTGTTCCGAGTAGAAGAATCAGAATTTCTACCGTCGTCAAATTCTTTGTTGTTGTTGGCATCACAAAAACTGTTGAGAATGTCAAGATCATCACCCAGCTGCAAAATTGATTTCTATGATTGTAGGAATGTACATAACTCCTAG